TCCACGGTGCCGACGACGACAACGCCGACGAGATCGACCACGAGCGGCTCAACAGCTTCACCCTGACCCCCGGCGCCCGCGCCATCGGCCACACCCTGGAGCAGCTGGCGCTGGACACGCTGGGCGTGCGCGTCGCCACGCTGCGCCGCCAGGACGGCCAGGCCCGCGTGCCCACCGGTGAGACCGTGCTGACGGACGGCGACACGCTGGTGCTCTCAGGCAAACCCACCGCCCTGGCCATCGCCATCGACCGCCTTCAAAAGGGTTAAGGGGCCCTTCGGGAAATACCGCGGAACCTGCTTCGCCGGGCCTCAGGTATGTCCCCGGTAGGGGGGACACGAAGTGCCGCGCAGCCTGGGGACGAGCTAATTGACCAGGGTGGGATTGCGCTTTTCTTCGTCGATGCGCTGCTGGCGCCGCACCGCTTCGCACTGCGCATGGGCCTTGAACTCGGGCTTGAGGCACTGCGTCGCCATGCACTGGGCCTTGGCGATGAAGTTGCGGTCGCCGCACAGGGCCTGCGGGTCGGCGGGAGCGGCCGGGGCTGCGGGCGGCGGTGCCGTTGCGACGGCGGGTGCCGGGGCCTCGGGCGCCGCGGCCTGCGGCGTGGCCGTCGCCTGCTTGCGCGGCGGCTTGGCGGCAGGCTTGGGCGCTGCCACCGGCGCGGCAGGGGTGGCCTCCGCTGCAGGCGCCTCGACGGCTGGCGTCTCCGGTGGCGCAGCGGATTCGGCGGGCGGCGGCTCGGCGACTGGCGGTGCGGTAACAGCAGGCGCGGGGGCGGGCACAGCGACGGGCGGCGGCGGGGCCTCGGCCTGCTCGGCAGCCTTGCGCGTGCCATAACCGTACCAGCCAGCGACGACCATCACCACAGCGACCGCCAACAGGCCCAGCCAGAGAACGAGGCCCCGCCGACGCAGCGGCGGTTCGGGGGGCTCGGGCGGCCGGGGCACCTTGACCCGCGAGCGCTTCCGCTCGGACCGTTCGCTGCTGGAGGACGACGACGCGGTCGACTGGCCGGGTGCCAGGATCACGGTTCGCTCATCCCCCGGCGCGGCAGCAGGCGCCCTGCCGAAAAAGCTTCGCGAGGACGGCGCGGGCTCAGGAAGATCGAACAGCGGCGCCGGGATCGTCGGCGCACGCAACTGGGCCGGCGCGGTGGTGGCCCATTCGCGGTCGGCCTGGCTGTCCGGGCTGGGAGGAGGAGGAATCCGGCTCGCCGTGGCGGACAGCGTTGTGCCGCAGCTCTTGCAGAAATTCGCGCTCTCACGGTTTTCCGTGCTGCAGACCGGACAGATCGAGGCCATGGCTTACTTACTGACTACTCTCGGGATCGAAAACAAGAACTTGCTGCGGGTGCGGCCTGCGGATCTGGGCTTGGCTGGGCGCCGAAGACGCCTCAGGTCACCGCCACGCGCTTGGAGCGGTGCGCCATGCGCTTGGCGATCACGGCGCCGAGCGCCATCGCGATCTCCAGCGCCATGTTGGGCTGGCGGTTCGACATTTCCGCAAAGCGGATCGCGGTGAGGCGCCAGACCCGTCCCGCGCCGGTCACGACCACATTGGCCGCATGCGGTTGGCGCGAGAAGAAAGCGCCTTCACCCACCACCGAGCCCGGCGTGAGCACGGCCAGGCGCATCTGTTCCTTGCTGCTGACGCGGTGCACGCTGATGGCGCCGCTCTCCACGAAGAACACCGAGCGGTCGGGCGTGTTCTGCTCGATCAGCACGTCGCCGACGCCGGTGTCGATGGGCTGCAGGTAACCTGCCACCGTGTCCCATTGCTGGATGGTGAACGTCAACGCAAACGCGTCGGTGCTCGTGTTTTCCGCGATGGCGCGGCTCAGGTTCTGGATGGACATTTTTTCTTCGGCCCCCGCATGTGAGTCGAAGTATCCGCGAAGGCCACGAGTTTCGGCTACAAGTGTTTACGTTTCGCCCGGCGACGCGTCGCCATGTGTCGCTATTTCCCGATACAGAAGCGCGAAAAGATAACACCCAGCAGGTCATCGGCGCCGAACTCCCCGGTGATCTCGTTGAGCGCGTTCTGCGCCAGGCGCAGCTCTTCGGCCAAGAGGTCGAGCAACTGGGCCTGTGCCGCGAGGTGGCTGGCGGCCAGCGCGAGGTGCGTTTCGACCCGGCCGAGTGCCTGCACATGGCGCGCCCGCGCGAGGTACACGCCTTCGGGCACGGACTGCCAGCCGGCCATCGCCAGCAACTGATCGCGCAGGGCCTCGATGCCGAGGCCGGTCTTCGCGGACAACGCGATGCCGTGCGCCGGAGAGGCGGTCGGCGCGGCATCCTGCTTGTTCCAGACATCGAGCACCGGCACGCTCGCAGGCAGCTTGCCCTGGAGCCCGCGCAGGATCTCCGCATCGGCGGCG
This region of Variovorax sp. RKNM96 genomic DNA includes:
- a CDS encoding cyclic nucleotide-binding domain-containing protein: MSIQNLSRAIAENTSTDAFALTFTIQQWDTVAGYLQPIDTGVGDVLIEQNTPDRSVFFVESGAISVHRVSSKEQMRLAVLTPGSVVGEGAFFSRQPHAANVVVTGAGRVWRLTAIRFAEMSNRQPNMALEIAMALGAVIAKRMAHRSKRVAVT
- a CDS encoding zinc ribbon domain-containing protein; translation: MILAPGQSTASSSSSSERSERKRSRVKVPRPPEPPEPPLRRRGLVLWLGLLAVAVVMVVAGWYGYGTRKAAEQAEAPPPPVAVPAPAPAVTAPPVAEPPPAESAAPPETPAVEAPAAEATPAAPVAAPKPAAKPPRKQATATPQAAAPEAPAPAVATAPPPAAPAAPADPQALCGDRNFIAKAQCMATQCLKPEFKAHAQCEAVRRQQRIDEEKRNPTLVN